In Eubalaena glacialis isolate mEubGla1 chromosome 4, mEubGla1.1.hap2.+ XY, whole genome shotgun sequence, the genomic window TGAGACATTGGTACCCAATTCAGAGAAAATAATTCACCGAAAAGGAAATGACCAATTACCTGAGATTCAGAAATGGCGGAGGACTGGCCCTGCTGTACACGCTTCTGGGGACGCTGTGCAAGACCGGATGCGGGCAGATCCGCTATTCGGTGCCAGAGGAACTGGAGAAAGGCTCCTTCGTGGGCAACATCGCCAAGGACCTGGGGCTGGAGCCCCAGGAGCTGGCGGAGCGGGAAGTCCGCATCGTCTCCAGAGGTAGGACGCAGCTCTTTGCTCTGAACCCGCGAAGCGGCAGTTTGGTCACCGCGGGCAGGATAGACCGGGAGGAGCTCTGTGCTCAGAGCGCGCGGTGTCTGGTGAGTTTTAACATCCTGGttgaagaaaaattgaaaatttttgaagtagaaatagaaattaaagacaTTAATGACAATGCTCCTGATTTTCTAACAGaggaattggaaataaaaattggTGAACTAACGGTTCCTGGAACTCGATTTCCACTTAAGACTGCATTTGACCCAGATGCGGGCATGAACTCTCTGCTGAACTATCAGCTCAGCCCCAATGACTACTTCTCCCTGGCTGTGAAGAGTGTCTCTGATGGGGCCAAGTACCCAGAGCTGGTGCTGCAGCAGGCTCTTGACCGTGAGGAAAAGAAAGCTCACCAGCTTGTCCTAATTGCTTCTGATGGTGGCGACCCTGTTCATTCTAGCAACTTGTGCATCCAAGTGATAGTGCTGGATGCAAATGACAATCCACCAGTATTTACTCAGCCTGAGTATCGAGTAAGTGTTCAGGAGAACTTGCCGGTAGGCACCTGGCTGCTCACGGTGAATGCCACTGACCCTGATGAGGGATTTAATGCTCAAGTATCCTATGTACTAGATAAAATGCCTGGGAAAATCGCTCAGATTTTTTATCTCAACTCAGTGACTGGGGATTTATCAATATCACAAAGCCTAGATTATGAGGATGCTACTTTCTATGAAATTAAAATTGAAGCACAAGATGGACTAGGTCTCCTTTCAAGAGCTAAGATTCTGGTCACAGTTCTGGATGTGAATGACAATGCCCCGGAAATTACGATTACTTCTCTCACAGGATCAGTCCCAGAAGAGGCTACTGCTGGAAGGGAAATTGCCCTTATCAACGTGCATGATCGGGATTCTGGGAAAAATGGGCAAGTCACAGTTCTTGTTCTGGGAAATATgccatttaatttagaaaaatcaataaaccGATATTACCGCTTAGTGACAGCCAGATGCCTGGACCGTGAACAGGTGTCCGAATATAACATCACTCTGAGAGCTACAGATGGGGGAAGTCCGCCGCtgtccacagacacacacatcacCCTGCATGTGGCGGACATCAATGACAACCCACCTGCTTTCACTCATGCCTCCTATTCTGCCTACATTCCTGAAAACAACCCCAGGGGAGCCTCCATCTTCTCTGTGACCGCCCAGGACCCTGACAGCATTGAGAACGCCCACATCACCTATGCACTGACTGAGGATGCCTTCCAGGGGGCGCCTCTTTCCACCTACATCTCCATAAACTCGGACACTGGAGTCCTGTATGCCTTGCGCTCCTTCGACTATGAGCAGGTTAGAAACCTGGAACTATTGGTGACAGCCAGTGACAGTGGGAACCCTCCACTCAGCAGCAACGTGTCTCTAAGCATATTCGTGCTGGACCAGAATGACAACGCACCTGAAATCCTataccccaccctccccaccgaTGGTTCCACGGGCGTGGAGCTGGCACCTCGTTCTGCAGAGCCTGGCCATGTTGTGACCAAGGTGGTGGCAGTGGACAGAGACTCGGGCCAGAACGCCTGGCTGTCCTACCGCCTGCTCAAGGCCAGCGAGCCGGGACTCTTCGCAGTGGGGTTGCACACGGGCGAGGTGCGCACAGCGCGGGCCCTGCTGGACAGAGACGCGCTCAAGCAGAGCCTGGTGGTAGCGGTCCAGGACCACGGCCAGCCCCCTCTCTCCGCCACAGTCACTCTCACAGTGGCAGTGGCTGACAGCATCCCAGACGTCCTGGCCGAATTGGGAAGCCTCAAGCCCTCAGCAGACCCTGACGACTCAGGCCTCACACTGTacctggtggtggcggtggccgCGGTGTCCTGCGTCTTCCTGGCCTTTGTGGTCGTGCTGCTGGCGCTCAGACTGCGGTGCTGGCACAGATCGCATGTGCTGCAAGCTTCGGGAGGTGTACCAGCGGGTGTACCCGCCTCTCATTTCGTGGGCATGGACGGGGTGCGGGCTTTCCTGCAGACCTATTCCCACGAGGCCTGGCTCACCGCGGACTCGCGGGGGAGTCACGTGATCTTCCCGCAGCCCAACTACGCGGACACGCTCGTCAGCCAGGAGAGCTGTGAGAAAAGCAAGCCTCTCCTGATATCTCAAGATTTACCTGAAATGAAAGGAGATCCCAAGCAACTTCAGGTGagcttatttctttctttgaacaTTATAAAGAACAGTTATGCCAGTGTGGTTATTATAAAGctttaacacacatttatttgaaaataaagcaaTGTGGTCGTCATTGAttcttttgtttaaatatatgttcctctcttcttctgggattgtGATGCGGCTGCACTTCCTGATCTGGTATGGCTGAGTGGGCCTAGTAAATAGTTCTGACCAATACATTGTAAATGGAAGTATGTGACTCTCTTCCCAAACGAAGTTCTAGTTGCCATTGTAAGAATTACCAGATTTCTAACTTACTCTTTGAAATTGTGACTGTGCCATCTGTCTGGGTGCTTGAATAACTACAGTGACAGAAGAGCCCTGTGGTTGACTCAACATTGATCTGTATACCTGCGATAAGTagacttttttcattttaaatcactGTGATGAAGTTTGTCACTCCAACCTACCTAATCTATCCTGATAaacaggcatatatatatatatatatatatatatatataaaaacacatatatatatatggtattttaGGCTATAATAATATGACTCCTTCCAAGACAGACCAAACTCATTTCATCCTGATGACATAAAAATGATGGGGTAAAAAACACAGACGTTGGTCAAATTCTTTTACCTGGCATGTAGTCCCTACTTTGTATacttaaagtgtgtgtgtgtgtgtgtgtgtgtgtgtgtgtgtttatccatATGGATTTCGGCCTTTTCTCTGAAGGTGGGAAGCTCAATTGCCTAAACTGTTATGAGCCTTGGAGTGGCAGTTCTTGTCCTTTGGgaaggattttaaaatgtaaggagATATGTCTTAACCTGTATGAGAGGTTTCCAGACCATCCACTTCAACAATGGAATAGGAGTCCTACAACTTTCTTGGGCTAGAAATTGTTGgcacattttgaaatttatgaaattattttcatccataaaatggcaCCAGAGAGTCATCCAAAATTAGGCCAAAATAGATTTCATTAGGTCTCAAACAAAGGAATACAGCTCTCCTTCAGTGTGTTAGGAAGAGGTACAGTCAAAAGTGTGAGACAAAAGGGCCTGAACAAAATAACTCAAAGCAGAAAAGTGTATATTCTCACTCAAACCTGCAAATGCATCACAGAAAAAAGGCACATTACCTTTGGAATATTTTTTAGGAAAAATCTTTACAATATTAATATACCTTTCcttgtaatgagaaaaaaaattaaatggctaGGGTCAGGGGATCTTTATATGTTCAAAGagaattttctaagaatttcataTAAAACATAGCCTAGGTGGCTCAgtcattaagaatccgcctgccaatgcaggggacacgggttcgagccctggtccgggaagatcccacatgcctcggagcaactaagcctggcaccacaactactgagcctgcactctagagcctgtgctctgcaatgagaagcccacgcaccgtggcgaagagtagcccacactctccgcaactagagaaagcccgcgcacatcaatgaagacccaatgcatccaaaaataaataaattaatttaaaaaaaaacatagcctacatataccctgggaaaatgCACAGAGTACAAAGGCATCTACTTGTATGGATTATAAGAAGTTTCAGACATCCCATTTTAActaaaaaggatttttaaaggatAGGCAAGACTTCATTACATAAAAAAGGAGGAGGGTTtataataaaaggaacagaaagtaTAAAGGCATGAAGTAGGGAAAACAAGGGAAAGAATGTCTTCAGAAAACAGATAATAATCTGTCTTGACTGGAATGTAAGAGGGGTATGGATTAGCACTGCAAAATAACAGAATAAATTGTTGAGTTTGTATTTAATTTGGTAGTGCATTTGAAATAAAGGTGTTTGTTTTAGTTACCCAAGACTGGTTCAAGGATTACAGGTAAGTTTCAAAATGGAGTGTCTAAGAACTCTCAATTCCTCTCCAAGATTTACCAGTGATCAAATCAAACTCATTACACTTATTAATGGTATAAATTTACTGGAGCTGAGAACTGGCATTAAGGAGTATTTATGTATACAGTCATATAGTAAAGAAGCACtgatttcaaagaaataaataagcttACACAAGATTCAGTTTTATAAAAACATGTGTGTGCTCAAATACTAGATTGGTCTCTTTAACAAAATATCAGGCTCCTCTGTACTTAATGGGAAGATTACCTATGTTTTAAAATGATgagcaatatattaaaataagtcTAGGGCTTTGACTCACTCCTTTTTTTGCAAAGATTAGACCTTTTTAACCACTAGCAGTAACCTAATTGGTTACATCCATACTAGTCATGCCAGTGTTTATAAATACAGTGAAATCACTGAAGATATTTTTGCccccaaaactgaaaaaaaaaaagctgtatgccttatgaaaaatatttaatgaagaaagaagaataaaatgatgGCAACACTTCAAATATTATGAAAAGCTAGAAAATATCAGATTTAAAGGGAAAATTTGAATAGTTTGTTCTTTCcaacaaataaaaagacaagatatATAGGTTCAAGAGCTTACAGTTTGAGGAATAAATAGTTGGGCAATATTCAGTTTTCTCAGACAACCTCCGGGTGCCACTGTTGTCCAAAGGGAACATAAGGGTTCTCAGTTCTGCAGGAATGATGGGCAGAGTGTTTTCCTGCTTTGTCCTGTGCACATCAGAACGCAGACGCACCTCCTGTGCAACCTCAAGCGCCTAACAAATAAGTCCTACGCTCAAATCACGAAAGTCCAGGGAGCTGtcgttgatttttttaaacatcccaGAGACATCTTGAAGAGCAGCTTCCCAAAGAGTTCAAGAAATGCTTAGCAGCTCCAGAAAAGCTGAAACAATGAGAAGTCAGGTACTGCTTCTCTTCCTGCTGTCTTTGTTGTGGAGGGCACTCTCCCAGGAGATCCAGTACTCGATTTCAGAGGAGCTGGCCAAGGGCTTGAGGGTGGGGAACCTGGCCAAGGATCTGAGGCTCAGTGTCCAGGAGTTGCCAGCTCGAAAACTGCGGATTAGTGCAGAGGAGTTTTTCAGGATGAGTGCAGAGAATGGGGATTTGCTAGTGAGCGGTAGATCGAGAGAAGATTTGCGTGAGGAAATCTGAGTGTGCACTAGAATTTGAAACGGTCGCTGAAAACCCAATGACTATTTTCCATGTGAGTGTTGCAATTCAAGATATTAACAACAATGCACCAAGTTTCATTGCAAAAGGCATTGACTTGGAAATCTGCGAGTCAGCCTTACCAGGGGTAAAATTCCCTCTGGATTCTGCACAAGATGCATATGTAGAAAGTAACTCACTGATGATATATTCCATCAGCCACAATGAGCACTTCTCTCTGTCAACAAAGGAAAGTCCCAATGGAAGTAAATACCCAGAATTACTGCTGGAAAAATCTCTGGACAGAGAACAGCAGAGCTCCCGCCACTTAATCCTGACTGCCATGGATGGTGGGGACCCTCCTCTAAGCAGCACTACCCAGATCCGGACACAGGTCCCCGATGCCAACGATAATGCTCCGGTGTTCAGCCAGGACACTTACAGGGTTAGCCTCCAAGAAAATGTGCCCCGGGGAACCTCCGTGCTGCGGGTGATGGCTACTGACCAGGACGAGGCCATTAATGCAGAAATCACCTATGCCTTCCTCAGTGCCCCAACAAGTACCAGCCTCCTCTTCATTCTCTATCCAAATTCTGGTGACATCACAACCAATGGTACATTAGACTTTGAAGAGACAAGTAGGTATATGTTGGGTGTAGAAGCTAAGGATGGAGGGGTACACAAAGCTCACTGTAGTGTTCAGATTGGAATTGTTGATGAGAATGACAGTGCTCCAGAGGAGACATTCATGTCCTTCTCTAGCCAGATTCCCGGGGGCTCAGACCTTGGAACCGTAATAGCCCTCATTAAAGTGCGAGACCAGGATTCTGGGCAAAATGGTATGGTGACATGCTATATTCAGGAAGGAGTTCCCTTCAAATTAGAATCCACCTCCAAGAATTATTACAAGCTAGTGATTGATGGTGCCCTAGACCGAGAGCAGAGGGCAGAGTACAATGTCACCATCACAGCCACCGACAAGGGCAAGACTCCCCTCTCCTCCAGTACAAGCGTCACCCTACACATCCGCGATGTCAACAACAACGCTCCAGTTTTCCACCAGGCCTCCTACGTGGCCCACGTGGCAGAAAACAACCCGCCGGGCGCCTCCGTCGCCTAAGTTAGCGCTTCAGATCCAGACTTGGGGCCCAACGGCCACGTCTCCTACTCCATCGTGGCCAGCGACCTGGAGCCGCGCGCGCTGTCGTCCTACGTGTCCGTGAGCGCGCAGAGCGGCGTGGTGTTCGCGCAGCGCGCCTTCGACCACGAGCAGCTGCGCGCCTTCGAGCTGACGCTGCAGGCCCGCGACCACGGCTCACCCGCGCTCAGCGCCAACGTGAGCCTGCGCGTGCTGGTGGGCGACCGCAACGACAACGCGCCCAGGGTGCTGTACCGGCGCTGGGGCCCGACGGCTCGGCGCTCTTCGACACGGTGCCGCGCAGCCCGGCTACCTGGTCACCAAGGTGGTGGCGGTGGACGCCGACTCTGGACACAACGCCTGGCTGTCCTACCACGTGCTGCAGG contains:
- the LOC133090991 gene encoding protocadherin gamma-A3 isoform X11: MTNYLRFRNGGGLALLYTLLGTLCKTGCGQIRYSVPEELEKGSFVGNIAKDLGLEPQELAEREVRIVSRGRTQLFALNPRSGSLVTAGRIDREELCAQSARCLVSFNILVEEKLKIFEVEIEIKDINDNAPDFLTEELEIKIGELTVPGTRFPLKTAFDPDAGMNSLLNYQLSPNDYFSLAVKSVSDGAKYPELVLQQALDREEKKAHQLVLIASDGGDPVHSSNLCIQVIVLDANDNPPVFTQPEYRVSVQENLPVGTWLLTVNATDPDEGFNAQVSYVLDKMPGKIAQIFYLNSVTGDLSISQSLDYEDATFYEIKIEAQDGLGLLSRAKILVTVLDVNDNAPEITITSLTGSVPEEATAGREIALINVHDRDSGKNGQVTVLVLGNMPFNLEKSINRYYRLVTARCLDREQVSEYNITLRATDGGSPPLSTDTHITLHVADINDNPPAFTHASYSAYIPENNPRGASIFSVTAQDPDSIENAHITYALTEDAFQGAPLSTYISINSDTGVLYALRSFDYEQVRNLELLVTASDSGNPPLSSNVSLSIFVLDQNDNAPEILYPTLPTDGSTGVELAPRSAEPGHVVTKVVAVDRDSGQNAWLSYRLLKASEPGLFAVGLHTGEVRTARALLDRDALKQSLVVAVQDHGQPPLSATVTLTVAVADSIPDVLAELGSLKPSADPDDSGLTLYLVVAVAAVSCVFLAFVVVLLALRLRCWHRSHVLQASGGVPAGVPASHFVGMDGVRAFLQTYSHEAWLTADSRGSHVIFPQPNYADTLVSQESCEKSKPLLISQDLPEMKGDPKQLQQAPPNTDWRFSQAQRPGTSGSQNGDETGTWPNNQFDTEMLQAMILASASEAADGSSTLGGGAGTMGLSARYGPQFTLQHVPDYRQNVYIPGSNATLTNAAGKRDGKAPAGGNGNKKKSGKKEKK
- the LOC133090026 gene encoding LOW QUALITY PROTEIN: protocadherin gamma-B1-like (The sequence of the model RefSeq protein was modified relative to this genomic sequence to represent the inferred CDS: inserted 4 bases in 3 codons; substituted 1 base at 1 genomic stop codon), whose product is MRSQVLLLFLLSLLWRALSQEIQYSISEELAKGLRVGNLAKDLRLSVQELPARKLRISAEEFFRMSAENGDLLVSGXDREKICVRKSECALEFETVAENPMTIFHVSVAIQDINNNAPSFIAKGIDLEICESALPGVKFPLDSAQDAYVESNSLMIYSISHNEHFSLSTKESPNGSKYPELLLEKSLDREQQSSRHLILTAMDGGDPPLSSTTQIRTQVPDANDNAPVFSQDTYRVSLQENVPRGTSVLRVMATDQDEAINAEITYAFLSAPTSTSLLFILYPNSGDITTNGTLDFEETSRYMLGVEAKDGGVHKAHCSVQIGIVDENDSAPEETFMSFSSQIPGGSDLGTVIALIKVRDQDSGQNGMVTCYIQEGVPFKLESTSKNYYKLVIDGALDREQRAEYNVTITATDKGKTPLSSSTSVTLHIRDVNNNAPVFHQASYVAHVAENNPPGASVAXVSASDPDLGPNGHVSYSIVASDLEPRALSSYVSVSAQSGVVFAQRAFDHEQLRAFELTLQARDHGSPALSANVSLRVLVGDRNDNAPRVLXPALGPDGSALFDTVPRXPGYLVTKVVAVDADSGHNAWLSYHVLQASEPGLFSVGLRTGEVRTARALGDRDAARQRLLVAVRDGGQPPLSATATLLLVFADSLQEALPDLSDHSETPDPQAELQFYLVVTLAFISVLFLLAVILAVALHLRRSSSPTAWSCFQPGLSSKAGPVVLPNYSEGTLPYSYNLCVASHSTKTKFNFHNVTPETATPPDLLGEDPSMGICASNEDPQIAYDSSFSHHVSFCRLT